The proteins below come from a single Kitasatospora sp. NBC_00315 genomic window:
- a CDS encoding polymorphic toxin-type HINT domain-containing protein has product MWVEQAPGSTASAQAAPLAPGEGGDVKLRVELADEAKTRAAGVNGALLSVADTGEGGSAGKVEVGLDTSAWASAAGANWSDRARVVQLPGCALTTPGAAGCTTRTPVASHRDDAGRLVADIDVPAVTSAATASSATKSSSSVSAFAAPTAAPSGGPVVALAVEAGPSGSSGDFSASPLTPSSSWQAGANAANFTYGYTVEMPSALGGSAPSVSLAYDSAAVDGRTASTNAQPSWIGDGWEWQPGSITRGYKGCKDAGVENSGDQCWGGDLLSLSLAGHAGQLVRDDTSCAWHLQGEDGTRVERLTGRSNSAWAGEAWRITTVDGTQFYFGANHLPGGDGTDTASDSVSTVPVYWPGGQDPCMKSASPATNSWSQMGWQWSLDYVVDPHQNLITYRYAQEHNSYSRGGGQNQGAGTRTQYERASYPVWVGYGQLLPDQIAAKGKANPAAQAWFRTTERCIPADAITCDPAQRVKANAKSWPDTPIDQTCDATGDCTVYSPTFWSTRRLTKIDTEVWDPTTTAYRSVDSFALNQSFQDPGDGTSPALWLDSVQRTGSNGKTPITLPAVAFQPLQIPNRVDGEIIRPDGTHASVEPYRRPRIQKITTETGGVVNVVYKPAECSRVAGHMPSSEDSNTMACMPVRWYLPGQSAADPVYDWFNKVIVQSVTQQDAVTGSVSTVVDYEYGGGAAWHRNDSELADPKMRTWDQFRGYATVTTRSGSGSAVEAPRTQSVSTFLRGMDGDVLADGTKRSVSVPDVQGGSIVDENVLAGYIRDTRTYDEANGSVVSDVVSTPWLGAITATRAQSGGMPPITARATASGKVTTRSKLANGTWRTTEQASTYDTTDLARPLTVEDKGDLAHPEQMLCTSFTYATGPNGALTQLASRTLILSGGCDQSATAANTVADTRSYFDSLEWGQAGTKFEQTATEVLEGYDGSTPKYRLTAEATFDAYGRVLSTIDPTRKDDTHKLGAETRTAYSPATGSLPTVITHTNPLGWQNVTTLDVGRALPVKVQDENGRVSEQDYDALGRGTASWQPGYDRSKGALPNRTFSYALNGTNAPSTVLTQALMGDLRTYTSSFTIYDGLGRIRQTQASTPSGAPGRMITDALFDSHGWQTKTSAAYYNDQAVPSGALFMPNGGVNPDGQIPAQTVQKYDGLGRTTATIFQSLGVEQWRSSTQYVGADETRTVPPAGGYATATVTDGRGRTTALRQYRANTPTGAYDETTYGYTVSGKEAWRRDAVGNQWTYEYDLLGRPVRSADPDSGIGTTTYDDTKNLVTTTDARGESTTSATDLLGRVTGTYEGTAADSAKQVVAWTYDSLVLGKPTSTTRYAQGPTGTRDAYKSEVTGYDIGYRELGSKITIPSTEDALGGTYPTTNKYDKAGRLATTQLPTVAGRGAETLTFAFNTVGQLTGLSGTVGLSATPYVVDVRYDPYGRPIRTTLGSSGAQVVSTMTIDDATGRVTRSIVNKQNSPNADVDVNDYTYNALGQVTSVRDAQDGTVADLQCFTHDYLGRLTQAWTDTGTQTVAAQPSVPNIGGCANAGTPKVGGPAPYWQQYEYDLTGNRTKLVQKDVTGDTSKDVTTTQTFATGPNTPTTDPATGGGTGGPHALVKSTRTGPAGSAVTSYTYDASGNTAAITSTPGTQTLTWNPQGKLDQISGTAQSLGTKYLYDGSGNQLIRRDPGKTTLNLGADQLTLDTATGVVTDVRSYAAPDGLSVTRTITKGASTLAYQASDPHGTNGVQFDSSTLAQVRRPTDPFGNERGTQPGAGVWAGDKGFVGGTKETATGFTLLGAREYDPKTGRFISPDPITDAGDPQQWNAYAYANNSPVNKSDANGLLRMCMDVCGPSDPVRNTQPASTPTPPPSATDQEVTAAQADSDNAQKVINEGKRKRDEIQHQVIDMIGDLIGFNDARDCFTKGDVMACVNTALNAVPWGKIFKAVKVGIKAFKIYKEIDKAYDIIRAGERAALDAEKAIVRAKTAAEEARTAEKAAATAAEEKAAKETAGDAASTESHAAKEEVDEAAGTSCSTARNSFPSGTAVLMADGTTKPIDQVRVGDVVTATDPQTGETHPETVTATITTPDDTDFTDLTLTSDASPRGPPAAAAVITSTHHHPYWSETRRQWVDAGELRSGEHLRRADGSTLTVQAVRNYAYAVTTHNLTVANLHTYYVLAGTTPVLVHNSCPPAGPDPDGNIVYRALAQGEDHSVGLTARDPSNAGVSPLSHVAGKKMTPWISTSKDPATAFGKYNQGNGVVAIDLRRIPFRYTDISDGPFPSSPRHSAYARKDSEVLIWQNVPADAIVGFWP; this is encoded by the coding sequence GTGTGGGTAGAGCAGGCACCGGGTTCGACGGCTTCGGCGCAGGCGGCGCCACTGGCACCCGGCGAGGGCGGGGACGTAAAGCTGCGGGTGGAGCTCGCCGACGAGGCGAAGACCCGCGCGGCCGGCGTGAACGGCGCTCTGCTCTCGGTGGCGGACACGGGCGAGGGCGGCTCGGCGGGTAAGGTCGAGGTGGGCCTTGACACGTCCGCGTGGGCCAGCGCGGCGGGCGCCAACTGGTCCGACCGGGCACGGGTGGTGCAGCTCCCGGGCTGCGCACTGACAACTCCGGGAGCGGCTGGCTGCACCACCCGCACGCCGGTCGCGTCACACCGCGACGACGCCGGGCGACTGGTCGCGGACATCGACGTCCCGGCGGTCACGTCTGCCGCCACCGCGTCGTCGGCCACGAAGTCCTCCTCCTCTGTGAGCGCCTTCGCCGCTCCGACCGCCGCGCCGAGCGGTGGTCCGGTGGTGGCGCTGGCGGTGGAGGCGGGTCCGTCGGGTTCGTCCGGCGACTTCTCGGCCTCGCCGTTGACGCCTTCGTCGTCGTGGCAGGCAGGTGCGAACGCGGCGAACTTCACGTACGGGTACACGGTGGAGATGCCGTCCGCGCTGGGCGGCTCCGCCCCGAGCGTCTCGCTGGCCTACGACTCGGCGGCGGTGGACGGGAGGACGGCGTCGACGAACGCGCAGCCGTCGTGGATCGGTGACGGTTGGGAGTGGCAGCCGGGCTCGATCACGCGCGGTTACAAGGGCTGCAAGGACGCTGGAGTGGAGAACTCCGGCGACCAGTGCTGGGGTGGGGACCTCCTGTCCCTGTCGCTCGCGGGCCACGCCGGCCAACTGGTGCGCGACGACACCTCCTGCGCCTGGCACCTGCAGGGCGAGGACGGTACCAGGGTCGAGCGTCTGACCGGTCGGAGCAACAGTGCGTGGGCGGGCGAGGCATGGCGGATCACCACCGTCGACGGCACCCAGTTCTACTTCGGTGCGAACCACCTGCCCGGTGGTGACGGCACCGACACGGCCTCCGACTCCGTCTCCACGGTGCCGGTGTACTGGCCCGGTGGTCAGGACCCGTGCATGAAGTCCGCCTCCCCGGCGACCAACTCCTGGTCGCAGATGGGTTGGCAGTGGTCGCTGGACTACGTCGTCGATCCGCACCAGAACCTGATCACCTATCGGTACGCGCAGGAGCACAACTCCTACTCCCGTGGTGGCGGCCAGAACCAGGGCGCCGGCACCCGCACTCAGTACGAGCGCGCGAGTTACCCCGTCTGGGTCGGCTACGGCCAGCTCCTGCCCGACCAGATCGCCGCGAAGGGCAAGGCCAACCCGGCCGCCCAGGCGTGGTTCCGCACGACCGAGCGTTGCATCCCGGCCGACGCCATCACCTGTGATCCCGCGCAGCGGGTGAAGGCCAACGCGAAGTCGTGGCCCGACACACCCATCGACCAGACCTGTGACGCGACCGGTGACTGCACCGTGTACTCGCCGACGTTCTGGAGCACCCGGCGCCTTACGAAGATCGACACAGAGGTCTGGGACCCGACCACCACCGCGTACCGCTCGGTGGACTCCTTCGCGCTGAACCAGTCCTTCCAGGATCCCGGCGACGGTACGTCCCCGGCACTGTGGCTGGACTCGGTGCAGCGCACCGGCAGCAACGGCAAGACGCCGATCACCCTCCCTGCAGTCGCCTTCCAGCCGCTGCAGATCCCCAACCGTGTCGACGGCGAGATCATCCGCCCCGATGGCACGCACGCATCGGTGGAGCCGTACAGACGGCCGCGCATCCAGAAGATCACCACCGAGACCGGTGGCGTGGTCAACGTCGTCTACAAGCCTGCCGAATGCTCTCGCGTTGCCGGTCACATGCCGTCCTCCGAGGACAGCAACACGATGGCCTGCATGCCGGTGAGGTGGTACCTGCCGGGGCAGTCGGCAGCCGATCCCGTGTACGACTGGTTCAACAAGGTCATCGTCCAGTCCGTCACCCAACAGGACGCGGTGACCGGCTCCGTCAGCACCGTCGTGGACTACGAGTACGGCGGCGGCGCGGCCTGGCACCGCAATGACTCCGAGCTCGCCGATCCCAAGATGCGGACCTGGGACCAGTTCCGCGGCTACGCGACAGTCACCACCCGCTCGGGCTCCGGCAGCGCCGTCGAGGCGCCGCGCACGCAGTCGGTCTCCACATTCCTACGCGGCATGGACGGTGACGTACTCGCCGACGGTACCAAGCGCAGCGTCTCCGTCCCGGACGTCCAGGGTGGCAGCATCGTCGACGAGAACGTCCTGGCCGGCTACATCCGTGACACCCGCACCTATGACGAGGCCAACGGGAGTGTGGTCTCCGACGTGGTCTCCACCCCATGGCTCGGCGCGATCACGGCGACCCGTGCGCAGTCCGGCGGCATGCCGCCGATCACCGCCAGGGCCACCGCCAGCGGCAAGGTCACGACACGTTCCAAGCTCGCGAACGGCACCTGGCGCACCACTGAACAGGCGTCCACCTACGACACCACGGACCTTGCCCGCCCGCTGACCGTGGAGGACAAGGGGGACCTGGCGCACCCCGAGCAGATGCTCTGCACCTCGTTCACCTACGCGACCGGCCCGAACGGCGCTCTGACCCAACTCGCTTCGCGCACCCTGATCCTCTCCGGCGGCTGCGACCAGAGTGCGACCGCCGCCAACACGGTGGCCGACACCCGCTCGTACTTCGACTCCCTGGAGTGGGGCCAGGCCGGTACCAAGTTCGAGCAGACCGCCACCGAGGTGCTGGAGGGCTATGACGGCTCCACTCCCAAGTACCGCCTCACCGCAGAGGCGACCTTCGACGCCTACGGTCGCGTCCTCAGCACCATCGACCCGACCCGGAAGGACGACACCCACAAGCTCGGGGCTGAGACCAGGACCGCCTACAGTCCGGCCACCGGTTCGCTCCCGACCGTGATCACCCACACCAACCCGCTCGGCTGGCAGAACGTCACCACCCTGGATGTCGGCCGCGCTCTGCCGGTGAAGGTCCAGGACGAGAACGGCCGTGTCTCCGAGCAGGACTACGACGCCCTCGGCCGCGGCACGGCCTCCTGGCAACCTGGTTATGACCGGAGCAAGGGTGCGTTGCCCAACCGGACGTTCTCCTACGCCCTCAACGGCACCAACGCGCCCTCGACCGTGCTGACCCAGGCGCTGATGGGCGATCTGAGGACCTACACCTCCAGCTTCACGATCTACGACGGCCTGGGCCGGATTCGCCAGACCCAGGCCTCGACGCCGTCCGGCGCACCGGGCCGCATGATCACGGACGCTCTGTTCGACTCGCACGGCTGGCAGACCAAGACCAGCGCCGCGTACTACAACGACCAGGCCGTACCGAGTGGCGCACTCTTCATGCCCAACGGCGGGGTCAACCCCGACGGTCAGATCCCGGCGCAGACGGTGCAGAAGTACGACGGCCTAGGCCGTACCACGGCTACGATCTTCCAGTCGTTGGGCGTCGAGCAGTGGCGCAGCAGCACCCAGTACGTCGGCGCCGATGAGACGCGAACCGTGCCGCCGGCCGGTGGCTACGCCACCGCGACGGTCACCGACGGCCGGGGACGGACCACGGCGCTGCGCCAGTACCGGGCCAACACCCCGACCGGCGCGTACGACGAGACGACCTACGGCTACACGGTGTCCGGCAAGGAGGCGTGGCGTAGGGACGCCGTGGGAAACCAGTGGACCTACGAGTACGACCTGCTCGGCCGGCCGGTGAGGAGTGCCGACCCGGACTCAGGCATCGGCACCACTACGTACGACGACACCAAGAACCTCGTCACGACCACGGATGCGCGAGGTGAGAGCACCACCAGTGCCACCGATCTGCTGGGCCGTGTGACGGGAACCTACGAGGGCACGGCCGCTGACTCCGCCAAGCAGGTCGTGGCATGGACCTACGACAGTCTGGTGCTCGGCAAGCCCACCTCCACGACCCGATACGCCCAAGGACCGACCGGCACCCGCGACGCCTACAAGTCCGAGGTCACGGGCTACGACATCGGCTACCGCGAACTCGGCAGCAAGATCACGATCCCCTCGACCGAAGACGCACTCGGCGGGACCTACCCCACCACCAACAAGTACGACAAGGCCGGCCGGTTGGCGACCACCCAGCTCCCCACCGTGGCCGGTAGGGGCGCGGAGACCCTGACCTTCGCCTTCAACACGGTCGGCCAACTGACCGGACTGTCGGGCACGGTCGGACTGTCGGCCACACCGTACGTCGTGGACGTGCGGTACGACCCGTATGGCCGACCCATCCGCACCACGCTCGGCTCGTCCGGTGCTCAGGTCGTCTCCACGATGACGATCGACGATGCCACGGGCAGGGTCACCCGCTCGATCGTGAACAAGCAGAACTCGCCCAACGCCGACGTCGACGTCAACGACTACACGTACAACGCGCTGGGCCAGGTCACCTCCGTCCGTGACGCCCAGGACGGCACGGTGGCGGACCTGCAGTGCTTCACCCACGACTACCTGGGTCGGCTCACTCAGGCCTGGACCGACACCGGCACCCAGACCGTCGCCGCCCAGCCGAGCGTTCCCAACATCGGTGGCTGCGCCAACGCGGGCACACCGAAGGTCGGAGGGCCCGCGCCGTACTGGCAGCAGTACGAGTACGACTTGACCGGCAACCGCACCAAGCTGGTCCAGAAGGACGTCACCGGTGACACCAGCAAGGACGTCACCACCACCCAGACCTTCGCCACCGGTCCGAACACGCCTACCACCGATCCGGCCACGGGCGGCGGTACGGGCGGTCCGCACGCACTGGTGAAGTCCACTCGGACCGGCCCGGCCGGGAGCGCGGTCACGTCGTACACCTACGACGCGTCGGGCAACACCGCAGCCATCACCAGTACCCCGGGTACGCAGACTCTGACCTGGAACCCGCAGGGCAAGCTCGACCAGATCAGCGGAACCGCGCAGAGCCTTGGTACCAAGTACCTCTACGACGGCTCCGGCAACCAGCTGATCCGCCGGGATCCGGGGAAGACCACCCTCAATCTGGGCGCTGACCAGCTGACCCTCGACACCGCGACCGGTGTCGTGACGGACGTCCGCAGCTACGCGGCCCCGGACGGCCTGTCGGTCACCCGGACGATCACCAAGGGCGCCTCCACCCTGGCCTACCAGGCGTCCGATCCGCACGGCACCAACGGCGTCCAGTTCGACTCCAGCACGCTCGCCCAAGTCCGCCGTCCCACCGACCCGTTCGGCAATGAGCGCGGCACTCAGCCGGGTGCCGGCGTCTGGGCCGGCGACAAGGGTTTCGTCGGCGGCACCAAGGAGACGGCCACGGGCTTCACCCTCCTCGGCGCCCGGGAGTACGACCCCAAGACAGGGCGCTTCATCAGCCCCGACCCCATCACGGACGCCGGCGACCCGCAGCAGTGGAACGCCTACGCGTACGCCAACAACAGTCCGGTCAACAAGTCCGACGCCAACGGGCTGCTGCGGATGTGCATGGACGTATGCGGCCCGTCCGACCCGGTGCGCAACACCCAGCCGGCGTCCACCCCCACGCCGCCACCCTCGGCCACGGACCAGGAGGTCACGGCCGCGCAGGCCGACAGCGACAACGCCCAGAAGGTCATCAACGAGGGCAAGCGCAAGCGCGACGAGATCCAGCACCAGGTGATCGACATGATCGGTGACCTGATCGGCTTCAACGACGCCCGTGACTGCTTCACCAAGGGCGATGTGATGGCCTGTGTCAACACCGCGCTCAACGCGGTGCCCTGGGGCAAGATCTTCAAAGCCGTCAAGGTCGGCATCAAGGCTTTCAAGATCTACAAAGAGATAGACAAGGCCTACGACATCATCCGCGCCGGCGAACGCGCGGCACTGGACGCGGAGAAGGCGATCGTTCGAGCCAAGACCGCCGCCGAGGAGGCCAGAACCGCAGAGAAGGCGGCCGCCACGGCCGCGGAGGAAAAGGCGGCCAAGGAGACGGCCGGCGATGCCGCGAGCACGGAGTCCCACGCGGCCAAGGAGGAAGTCGACGAGGCGGCGGGCACGAGTTGCTCGACAGCGCGCAACAGCTTCCCCTCCGGCACGGCCGTCCTGATGGCGGACGGCACCACCAAGCCCATCGATCAGGTTCGCGTCGGCGACGTCGTGACGGCAACTGATCCGCAGACCGGCGAGACCCACCCGGAGACGGTCACCGCGACGATCACCACGCCGGACGACACGGACTTCACCGACCTCACCCTCACCAGCGACGCCAGCCCCCGAGGCCCGCCCGCGGCTGCGGCGGTCATCACCTCCACTCACCACCACCCGTACTGGAGCGAGACCCGCCGCCAGTGGGTCGACGCCGGCGAGCTCCGATCCGGCGAGCACCTCCGCCGAGCGGACGGCAGCACGCTCACGGTCCAGGCTGTGCGGAACTACGCCTATGCGGTCACCACGCACAACCTGACCGTCGCCAACCTCCACACGTACTATGTGCTGGCAGGGACCACGCCAGTCCTTGTCCACAATTCGTGCCCTCCCGCTGGGCCGGATCCCGATGGAAATATCGTTTACCGAGCCCTCGCCCAGGGTGAGGACCATTCGGTGGGCCTTACGGCGCGGGATCCCAGTAATGCTGGCGTGTCGCCACTGTCGCACGTGGCCGGAAAGAAGATGACGCCCTGGATATCCACGAGTAAGGATCCGGCCACCGCCTTTGGGAAATATAATCAAGGCAATGGGGTGGTGGCAATTGACCTGCGCCGCATTCCATTTAGGTACACGGATATCTCCGATGGGCCTTTCCCGTCAAGTCCGAGGCATAGTGCCTACGCCAGGAAGGACTCTGAGGTGCTAATCTGGCAAAATGTGCCAGCGGATGCGATCGTTGGCTTCTGGCCGTAG
- a CDS encoding ricin-type beta-trefoil lectin domain protein, producing the protein MATVDGKKLAIRAPFDLPRPTVDGGSAYYRSVLPDVDLELSATKLGGWRQVLIVHTVQAAADPKIRNLHLDVIADGLTVKADDAGNLAAVDATGAPRFAAPSPVLWDSATAPATDSAGPIPENGQGESAAMAAPVQAESVETATATASSADGPGAGANVGRVAVSASSTGMDLVPDTSTLGQGTGPWYIDPGWNPSADNGMQAWAQVQEYYPETMEYNSTASNQDKPAAGYCGYINSANPCPETGRTRAYFQVGVNSQIWGTTVLGAKLYASIVASSSPSTSTPMGLYSTGPINQWTRWNAQPCGTGSTMQGCTKIGGNWIAGTGGIEYDVTSQMSTAAAQHSSDFTFGFAPDDEYNKLYRQRFANNPHIVVTYDIAPSIGSPRTSPTPGFARDASSDPCSTPNTTNPWDKPGWVGLNTDITLKTDTWSPTGEQLWTTFQIWDDDNGGQSQFHESGWNASSGDVAVSVGPLIDGHQYGWTARTGDGTLGSQSSRMCFLRVDRTPPTARVTSTDFPESGTLGGHPKFENEPGVFTLSGTDPAPASGGRSSGLACARWTTDPVQAAATGWHCTDKDAHIVTIDNGSVDVSIKPAHWGTNFVFLQTIDDAGNMSQPVSYSYYAPSNPNGPKPILGDITGDRAADVLLPDSSGNLRLISGGADPYLAPNAQTWSAPGGNGWSTVQTTHRGSLTERTVDDLIAHETTPQDPNHKYSPSLYLYANDSQGRFDGQSPGELFKQTTCLLPDFSPITCSDYGYGPDWSKVSQIAALGAFAGDSAFQAGTGLWGLPRTSLLFIEDGRLWLGTSTSVQMLDGPAVLLSNSDNTKDWDHYDLVTPGAAEGTDQPTVWARSKVDGSLHAFAIKGGSTPDLSGFKDPSAGLIANGVDPKLYPTIGSDGDLNGDGIPDLWAVDTNKQLVSWNGVGNKAPDGLRTGPTVTGLSQTPVVVGNLNRPTANWLAAPDGSNTIADGQGGFVGTASGVGWSQDSPGGRDTTVGTFTRDGKSTITMGAPVIDTRKSFTISAWVKPGSDGGVIASQDAAHGSDFMLYNDGGGAAWRFALSYADDDGWSYHYTDNLNAAATVRTGVWTQITASYNKDSGLMALYVDGTLAGTGYHPASDSSAPSNNFVLGRYKVRSQASTTFNGSLSSIAVYPFAVASAAPGTSGAISSGVNGGMCVDDNAGSTNDGSAIQLYTCNGGPAQQWSPASDGSVRVLTGCLSPQNSGLINGTPIEYHSCNGTPSQVWIPNANGTLYNPASGRCLDLPGWNAVNGNRLQLWDCHSGASQQWIIPSLRTAPLPAPPQS; encoded by the coding sequence ATGGCGACGGTCGACGGCAAGAAGCTCGCCATCAGGGCGCCCTTCGACCTGCCCAGGCCGACCGTCGACGGTGGCAGCGCCTACTACCGCTCCGTCCTCCCGGACGTCGATCTTGAGCTGAGTGCCACCAAACTCGGCGGCTGGCGCCAGGTCCTGATCGTGCACACCGTGCAGGCCGCGGCCGACCCGAAGATCAGAAATCTCCACCTCGACGTCATCGCCGACGGACTGACGGTCAAGGCCGATGACGCAGGCAACCTCGCCGCCGTCGATGCCACCGGCGCACCCCGTTTCGCGGCTCCGAGCCCCGTCCTGTGGGACTCTGCCACCGCGCCGGCCACGGACTCGGCAGGGCCAATCCCGGAGAACGGCCAGGGCGAGTCGGCCGCCATGGCGGCTCCGGTACAGGCCGAGTCCGTCGAGACCGCCACCGCAACGGCGTCCAGCGCCGACGGCCCTGGTGCCGGTGCCAACGTGGGGCGGGTAGCGGTCTCCGCGAGCAGCACCGGCATGGACCTCGTGCCGGACACCTCGACACTCGGTCAGGGCACCGGCCCGTGGTACATCGACCCGGGCTGGAACCCGAGTGCTGACAACGGGATGCAGGCCTGGGCGCAGGTCCAGGAGTACTACCCGGAGACGATGGAGTACAACAGCACCGCGTCCAACCAGGACAAGCCGGCCGCCGGCTACTGCGGATACATCAACTCCGCCAATCCGTGCCCGGAGACCGGCCGTACCCGGGCGTACTTCCAAGTCGGCGTCAACTCGCAGATCTGGGGCACCACCGTCCTGGGGGCGAAGCTGTACGCCAGCATCGTCGCATCCTCCAGCCCATCGACCTCAACGCCGATGGGCCTGTACTCGACCGGCCCCATCAACCAGTGGACCCGATGGAACGCGCAGCCCTGCGGCACCGGTTCCACCATGCAGGGCTGCACCAAGATCGGCGGAAACTGGATCGCCGGTACCGGTGGCATCGAGTACGACGTCACCAGCCAGATGAGCACCGCCGCGGCCCAGCACTCGAGCGACTTCACCTTCGGTTTCGCCCCCGACGACGAGTACAACAAGTTGTACCGCCAGCGGTTCGCCAACAACCCCCACATCGTGGTGACGTACGACATCGCCCCGAGCATCGGCTCTCCGCGTACCAGCCCCACTCCGGGGTTCGCCCGGGACGCGTCCTCCGACCCGTGCTCCACTCCCAACACCACGAACCCGTGGGACAAGCCGGGCTGGGTCGGCCTGAACACCGACATCACACTCAAGACCGACACCTGGTCGCCCACGGGTGAACAGCTCTGGACCACGTTCCAGATCTGGGACGACGACAACGGCGGCCAGTCGCAGTTCCACGAGAGCGGGTGGAACGCCAGCTCCGGCGACGTCGCAGTCAGCGTCGGCCCGCTGATCGACGGGCACCAGTACGGTTGGACGGCCCGCACCGGCGACGGCACCCTCGGCAGCCAGAGCTCCAGGATGTGCTTCCTGCGCGTCGACCGGACGCCACCGACCGCCCGGGTCACGTCTACGGACTTCCCCGAATCCGGCACGCTCGGCGGACACCCGAAGTTCGAGAACGAGCCGGGGGTCTTCACGCTCAGCGGCACCGACCCGGCGCCGGCCTCTGGTGGCCGTTCATCCGGTCTGGCCTGCGCCCGCTGGACCACCGACCCGGTCCAGGCTGCGGCCACCGGCTGGCACTGCACCGATAAGGACGCCCACATCGTCACGATCGACAACGGGTCCGTGGACGTGTCGATCAAACCGGCGCACTGGGGAACCAACTTCGTCTTCCTTCAGACCATCGACGACGCCGGGAACATGTCCCAACCGGTCTCCTACAGCTACTACGCGCCGTCCAACCCGAACGGCCCGAAGCCGATCCTGGGCGACATCACCGGTGACCGGGCGGCGGACGTCCTGCTGCCCGACAGTTCGGGCAACCTGCGGCTGATCAGCGGCGGCGCCGACCCGTATCTTGCGCCGAACGCTCAGACGTGGTCGGCGCCCGGGGGCAACGGTTGGAGCACCGTCCAGACCACCCACCGCGGGTCGCTGACCGAGAGGACTGTCGACGACCTGATCGCCCACGAGACGACGCCACAGGATCCGAACCACAAGTACTCACCGAGCCTCTACCTGTACGCCAACGACAGCCAAGGCCGCTTCGACGGGCAGTCGCCGGGCGAGCTCTTCAAGCAGACCACCTGTCTGCTGCCCGACTTCTCACCCATCACCTGCTCGGACTACGGCTACGGTCCCGACTGGTCCAAGGTCTCCCAGATCGCAGCCCTCGGCGCCTTCGCCGGGGACTCGGCCTTCCAGGCAGGCACCGGCCTCTGGGGTCTGCCCCGTACCTCGCTGCTGTTCATCGAGGACGGCAGGCTCTGGTTGGGCACCTCGACGAGCGTCCAGATGCTCGATGGACCAGCCGTCCTGCTATCCAACAGCGACAACACCAAGGACTGGGACCACTACGACCTGGTCACTCCCGGTGCGGCCGAAGGCACCGATCAACCCACCGTCTGGGCACGGTCCAAGGTCGACGGCTCCCTTCACGCCTTCGCGATCAAGGGCGGGAGCACACCCGACCTGAGCGGCTTCAAGGACCCGAGCGCCGGCTTGATCGCCAACGGCGTCGACCCGAAGCTCTACCCTACGATCGGATCCGACGGAGACCTGAACGGTGACGGGATCCCCGACCTCTGGGCCGTGGACACCAACAAGCAGTTGGTCTCCTGGAACGGTGTCGGCAACAAGGCGCCGGACGGTCTCAGGACCGGCCCGACCGTGACGGGGCTGAGCCAGACCCCCGTCGTCGTGGGCAACCTCAACCGGCCCACCGCCAACTGGCTGGCCGCGCCGGACGGAAGCAACACCATCGCCGACGGGCAGGGCGGATTCGTCGGAACCGCCTCTGGCGTCGGTTGGTCCCAGGACTCCCCCGGTGGCCGCGACACCACGGTCGGCACCTTCACAAGGGACGGGAAATCGACCATCACCATGGGCGCCCCGGTCATCGACACCCGCAAGAGCTTCACCATCTCCGCCTGGGTCAAGCCCGGCTCTGACGGGGGCGTCATCGCCTCCCAGGACGCCGCGCACGGCAGTGACTTCATGCTGTACAACGACGGCGGCGGGGCCGCCTGGCGGTTCGCGCTGAGCTACGCGGACGACGACGGCTGGTCGTACCACTACACGGACAACCTCAATGCCGCGGCGACCGTTCGAACCGGAGTCTGGACCCAGATCACCGCCTCGTACAACAAGGACAGCGGGCTGATGGCCCTGTATGTCGACGGGACGCTCGCCGGCACGGGCTACCACCCCGCCTCCGACAGTTCCGCGCCCTCCAACAACTTCGTCCTGGGGCGCTACAAGGTCCGGAGCCAGGCGAGCACCACGTTCAACGGCAGTCTGAGCAGCATCGCGGTCTATCCCTTCGCCGTGGCTTCCGCCGCGCCGGGTACGTCCGGCGCCATCTCCTCCGGGGTGAACGGGGGAATGTGCGTCGACGACAACGCGGGTTCCACCAACGACGGTAGTGCGATCCAGCTCTACACCTGTAACGGCGGCCCGGCCCAGCAGTGGTCGCCGGCTTCGGACGGGTCGGTGCGGGTACTGACGGGCTGTCTGTCTCCGCAGAACTCGGGCCTCATCAACGGCACCCCGATCGAGTACCACTCCTGCAACGGCACGCCGTCCCAGGTGTGGATTCCGAACGCGAACGGGACGCTGTACAACCCGGCCTCCGGTCGCTGCCTCGACCTGCCGGGCTGGAACGCGGTCAACGGCAACCGCCTGCAGCTCTGGGACTGCCACTCCGGGGCGTCCCAGCAATGGATCATCCCGAGTCTGCGCACCGCGCCCCTCCCGGCGCCGCCGCAGTCCTGA